Proteins from a genomic interval of Candidatus Nanosynbacter sp. HMT-352:
- the recG gene encoding ATP-dependent DNA helicase RecG, with protein MKLTTPLEQIKGVGPKTAQALAAAGLKTISDALDFLPRAYDDYSTAVNIADLRPGKVTVKARCESVSTRIVRRGLRITTAVLADKSGKVKAVWFNQPYRETQLKSDAEFIFSGQFGMQYNRYQINNPSVELAKEIAKTVVENVSGIQPVYKSIKNLRPKTVQDLMKNIHPIMDFLPETLPENIIRRQKLVSRSEAVKFLHAPKTHEEISRGRERLAFEELFEMILAAQFNKQEQTRLTGWKIPFNKSVVKSFVDQLPFPLTNAQRRAAWQILQDLESDHPMNRLLQGDVGSGKTVVAGLVAAEVAKAGFQTAIMAPTEILAQQHAKTLDELLSPFGVSVALLTGHVKGAARSQLLDNLASGNIDVVVGTHALIQEKVAYHKLGFAVIDEQHRFGVKQRQALLEKSDFMPHLLSMTATPIPRSLALTLYGELDISILDELPSGRQPIQTKIWSPASAPKLYESIENELAKGRQAYAICPLIDDNPDNDKKSVEAEYNKLSKTIFSHRRVGLLHGKLPAEEKAEVMQKFADGELDMLVSTTVVEVGVNVPNATVMLIENADNFGLSQLHQLRGRVGRGKHQSFCHLMMSGHDKPSQRLREIEKSQDGFYLAEVDLKLRGPGEIYGKMQHGDLNLKIASLADTALISRAQTEAERFVKEGQDLLQYNHLAHAVSRYQRLTVLN; from the coding sequence ATGAAGCTAACAACTCCTCTTGAGCAAATTAAAGGCGTCGGGCCGAAAACTGCTCAGGCTCTGGCGGCGGCTGGTCTTAAAACGATTTCTGACGCTTTGGATTTTTTGCCGCGAGCATATGACGACTATTCAACCGCGGTTAATATCGCAGATCTTCGGCCGGGAAAAGTTACGGTTAAGGCGCGCTGCGAGTCGGTTTCGACGCGTATTGTTCGGCGCGGACTTAGAATCACGACTGCGGTTTTGGCGGATAAATCGGGCAAAGTTAAGGCGGTTTGGTTCAATCAGCCGTACCGCGAAACGCAATTAAAATCTGATGCAGAATTTATTTTTTCTGGTCAATTTGGTATGCAATATAATCGCTATCAAATCAACAATCCGTCTGTTGAGCTGGCAAAAGAAATTGCTAAAACAGTTGTAGAAAATGTGTCTGGAATTCAGCCGGTTTATAAATCGATCAAAAATCTCCGCCCAAAAACTGTGCAAGATTTGATGAAAAATATTCATCCAATTATGGATTTTTTGCCCGAGACTTTGCCGGAAAACATTATTCGGCGCCAAAAATTGGTTAGTCGTTCTGAGGCGGTTAAATTTCTTCACGCGCCAAAAACTCACGAGGAAATTTCCCGCGGTCGTGAGCGCCTGGCGTTTGAGGAGCTGTTCGAAATGATATTGGCGGCACAATTTAACAAGCAAGAACAGACCAGATTAACAGGCTGGAAAATTCCGTTTAATAAGTCGGTCGTGAAGAGTTTTGTTGATCAATTGCCGTTTCCTTTGACGAACGCTCAGCGCCGAGCTGCGTGGCAAATTCTGCAAGATTTGGAGTCTGATCATCCGATGAATCGGTTATTACAAGGAGATGTTGGCTCGGGAAAAACTGTCGTAGCGGGATTGGTGGCTGCGGAAGTGGCTAAGGCTGGTTTTCAGACGGCAATTATGGCGCCGACGGAGATTTTGGCGCAGCAACATGCGAAAACGCTTGACGAGTTATTGTCGCCATTTGGTGTGTCTGTTGCGCTTCTGACAGGCCACGTGAAAGGTGCGGCGCGTAGTCAATTGTTGGACAATTTGGCTAGCGGTAACATTGATGTTGTGGTTGGCACACACGCGCTAATTCAGGAGAAAGTTGCGTATCATAAATTGGGATTTGCGGTGATTGACGAACAGCATCGATTTGGCGTGAAGCAAAGACAAGCTTTATTGGAAAAGTCTGATTTTATGCCGCATCTTTTAAGTATGACCGCCACGCCGATTCCACGCAGTCTGGCGCTGACATTGTATGGAGAATTGGATATTTCTATTCTGGACGAGTTGCCCTCTGGCCGTCAGCCGATTCAGACTAAGATTTGGTCGCCAGCATCAGCTCCGAAGCTTTACGAATCGATTGAAAATGAGCTAGCCAAAGGTCGCCAAGCTTACGCTATTTGTCCGTTGATTGATGATAATCCAGATAATGATAAAAAATCGGTGGAGGCGGAATATAATAAATTGTCTAAGACTATTTTCAGTCATCGTCGAGTTGGGCTGTTGCACGGAAAGCTTCCTGCTGAAGAAAAAGCTGAAGTGATGCAGAAATTTGCGGACGGCGAGCTGGATATGCTAGTCAGTACGACTGTGGTGGAGGTTGGTGTGAATGTGCCGAATGCGACAGTGATGTTGATTGAGAATGCGGACAATTTTGGGTTGAGCCAGTTGCATCAATTGCGCGGGCGAGTTGGGCGCGGGAAACATCAGAGTTTTTGTCATTTGATGATGAGTGGTCACGATAAGCCGAGCCAACGACTTCGGGAGATTGAGAAATCGCAAGATGGGTTTTATTTAGCGGAGGTTGATTTGAAATTGCGTGGACCTGGCGAGATTTACGGAAAAATGCAACACGGGGATTTGAACTTGAAAATTGCCTCGTTGGCGGATACGGCGCTAATTTCTCGCGCTCAAACCGAAGCCGAACGTTTTGTCAAAGAGGGGCAAGATTTGCTACAATATAATCATCTGGCGCACGCCGTCAGTCGCTATCAGCGATTAACTGTTTTAAATTAA
- a CDS encoding HAD-IIB family hydrolase, translating to MKKIIGFDLDDTLAITKSPISDRMAGILSRLLENYDVCVITGGTFQQIKKQVIDRLNVAPELLQKFHAMPTCGTRYYRFDAADDEWKIQYANDLSDEQKTQITAALEEVAKEMGIWCENPAGEIIEDRHSQITMSALGQQATPEDKYAWAEKYKDVRPIYRDKVAEKLPGLEVRIGGTTSTDITLPGIDKAYGIGRLLELNGWSKEETLFFGDKIEEGGNDFPVKQMGVDSIGVRGWEDTAYALEGINAVS from the coding sequence ATGAAGAAAATTATCGGGTTTGATTTGGACGATACGCTAGCAATTACAAAGTCGCCAATTAGCGACCGTATGGCGGGAATTCTTAGTCGATTGCTTGAGAATTATGACGTTTGTGTGATTACGGGCGGCACGTTTCAACAGATAAAGAAGCAGGTGATTGATAGGTTGAACGTTGCTCCAGAGTTGCTTCAGAAATTCCACGCGATGCCGACTTGCGGAACTCGATATTATCGATTTGACGCCGCCGATGATGAATGGAAAATTCAGTATGCGAACGATTTGTCTGATGAGCAAAAAACTCAGATAACCGCGGCGTTGGAAGAAGTTGCGAAGGAAATGGGCATTTGGTGTGAGAATCCTGCGGGTGAAATAATTGAAGATCGACATAGCCAAATTACTATGTCGGCTTTGGGTCAGCAAGCTACGCCTGAAGATAAATATGCGTGGGCTGAAAAATATAAGGATGTCCGTCCGATATATCGCGACAAGGTGGCGGAAAAGCTACCTGGACTTGAAGTGCGAATTGGTGGTACGACCAGCACTGACATCACGCTTCCGGGAATTGATAAGGCTTATGGAATTGGCAGGCTACTTGAACTGAATGGCTGGTCGAAAGAAGAAACATTGTTCTTTGGTGACAAAATTGAAGAAGGCGGCAATGATTTTCCAGTGAAGCAAATGGGCGTGGATTCAATTGGCGTGAGAGGCTGGGAAGATACGGCTTACGCCCTGGAAGGCATCAACGCCGTTTCGTAG
- the rsmD gene encoding 16S rRNA (guanine(966)-N(2))-methyltransferase RsmD has product MRVRIVSGEFGGRFIKTPPGSTTHPMGERVRSAMFNSLGESIRGARVLDAFAGSGAVGLEALSRGAESAVFVERDRIAQRVIAENISILGVEEKSIVIKTTIVNWLESASSTGEFDIIFADPPYHNPQFSTVSKLMRLLKPGGFMILSHPGIGEVPVQDKTVVVDSRSYGEAHLTKFLRLE; this is encoded by the coding sequence GTGAGAGTTAGGATTGTCTCTGGCGAATTCGGCGGGCGATTCATAAAAACTCCGCCTGGCTCAACGACACATCCTATGGGTGAGCGAGTGCGTTCAGCTATGTTCAATTCTTTGGGCGAATCGATACGCGGCGCGCGGGTTTTGGATGCTTTTGCGGGGTCTGGTGCTGTTGGACTAGAGGCGTTAAGTCGCGGTGCAGAGTCGGCGGTTTTCGTGGAGCGAGATCGAATCGCTCAGCGAGTAATTGCTGAAAACATAAGCATTTTGGGTGTCGAAGAAAAATCTATTGTAATAAAAACAACGATAGTAAATTGGCTAGAAAGTGCGAGTTCAACAGGGGAGTTCGATATTATTTTTGCTGATCCGCCATACCATAATCCACAGTTTTCCACAGTTTCTAAGTTAATGAGACTACTCAAACCGGGTGGATTTATGATATTATCACATCCAGGAATAGGTGAGGTGCCAGTTCAAGACAAAACTGTTGTGGTGGACAGTCGTAGTTATGGGGAGGCGCACCTCACCAAGTTCCTACGATTGGAATAA
- the tyrS gene encoding tyrosine--tRNA ligase: MKLSEELQWRGFWNQTTFTDDKLIDSENFTLYLGTDPSADSLHVGHLAVYMMVRHFLERGHKVFLLVGGGTGMIGDMRDTEERNLLPYEEIEHNKQALKSQVSRIFAGRDFTLVDNADWLADLELLPFLRDIGKNFNMADLVSREFFKARINNGKGLSFAEFTYTLLQGYDFWHLFNQYGVNMQIGGSDQWGNLLSGVDLIRKKENTEVYAMTAPLLINKSTGRKFGKSEGGAVWLDENKTSVYKFYQFWLNVDDESAIEYMKIFTMLDRDTIEAIAENHAVNPGARSAQKVLAREVTDIVHGSARRESVERVTEVLFGGGDFKKLSDDDLGALAEEIPCVDAGIDVIEALVESGAVGSNGEAKRLLKSGAISLNGEKLAENKVVNDTSLLKKGKNTFVLITGENE; this comes from the coding sequence ATGAAATTATCAGAAGAATTACAATGGCGTGGATTCTGGAATCAGACCACATTTACTGACGACAAACTTATTGATTCGGAGAATTTCACGCTCTATCTGGGGACGGATCCTTCGGCGGACAGTTTGCATGTTGGGCATTTGGCAGTTTATATGATGGTTCGACATTTTCTGGAGCGCGGGCATAAAGTGTTTTTGCTTGTTGGCGGCGGTACGGGAATGATTGGCGATATGCGCGACACGGAAGAGCGAAACTTGCTTCCGTACGAGGAAATTGAGCATAATAAACAAGCCTTAAAATCCCAAGTTTCGCGAATCTTTGCTGGACGAGATTTTACTTTGGTTGATAATGCTGACTGGCTGGCTGATCTGGAATTACTGCCGTTTCTTCGCGATATCGGTAAAAATTTCAATATGGCGGATTTGGTGAGCCGCGAATTTTTCAAGGCGCGCATTAACAACGGCAAAGGTTTGAGTTTTGCGGAGTTCACTTACACTTTACTTCAGGGCTATGATTTTTGGCATCTATTTAATCAATATGGCGTGAATATGCAAATTGGTGGATCGGATCAATGGGGCAATTTATTATCTGGCGTGGATTTGATTCGTAAAAAAGAAAACACCGAAGTCTACGCAATGACTGCACCTTTGCTTATCAATAAGTCGACTGGTCGTAAATTCGGTAAATCTGAAGGTGGCGCGGTTTGGCTTGACGAAAATAAAACCAGCGTCTATAAATTCTACCAATTCTGGCTGAATGTTGATGACGAGAGTGCGATTGAATATATGAAGATATTTACGATGTTGGATCGCGATACGATTGAGGCTATTGCTGAAAATCATGCTGTTAATCCAGGTGCGCGCTCGGCACAGAAGGTTTTGGCTCGTGAAGTTACTGACATTGTCCACGGTAGCGCGCGCCGTGAATCCGTTGAGCGCGTAACTGAAGTTTTGTTTGGCGGCGGCGATTTTAAGAAATTGTCGGACGATGATTTAGGCGCTTTGGCTGAAGAAATTCCTTGCGTTGATGCTGGAATTGATGTGATTGAAGCGCTGGTAGAATCCGGGGCGGTTGGCTCTAACGGTGAAGCAAAGCGATTGTTAAAATCTGGCGCCATTAGCCTAAACGGCGAAAAACTTGCCGAAAATAAAGTCGTCAATGACACGTCGCTACTGAAGAAGGGTAAAAACACATTTGTATTAATTACGGGGGAGAATGAATAA
- a CDS encoding DUF421 domain-containing protein has protein sequence MNEFILVAIKLLIGFFALTIIINVTGKGNLAPSSASDQVQNYVLGGIIGGVIYNNDIKILDYVGILCIWCVLVLTLKWIKKHSVKAKQLIDGKALIIIDNGKINIENCEKVGLSAHDVSFKLRTHNIYSTKDVKRAVVEQDGELIISHKGEENPKFPLITDGQLQADILDVIGKDEKWLLGQLKKRGLESYGDVFLGEYVDGDLILTAYN, from the coding sequence ATGAATGAATTTATTTTAGTAGCAATAAAATTATTGATCGGATTTTTTGCGCTGACGATAATAATTAACGTTACAGGAAAAGGTAATTTGGCGCCATCTTCCGCTAGTGATCAAGTTCAGAATTACGTACTTGGTGGTATTATCGGCGGCGTTATTTATAACAATGATATTAAGATTTTGGACTATGTTGGGATTTTGTGCATATGGTGCGTGCTGGTGTTAACACTGAAGTGGATAAAGAAACATAGCGTTAAGGCTAAACAGCTGATTGACGGGAAGGCTTTGATAATTATAGACAACGGGAAGATAAATATCGAAAATTGCGAGAAGGTCGGCTTAAGTGCTCATGATGTTTCTTTCAAGCTTCGAACCCATAATATCTACTCGACGAAAGACGTGAAAAGAGCTGTTGTTGAACAGGATGGCGAGCTCATTATTTCACACAAAGGCGAGGAAAATCCGAAATTCCCGTTAATAACGGACGGTCAATTGCAAGCTGATATCTTGGATGTAATCGGAAAAGACGAAAAGTGGCTACTTGGTCAGCTTAAAAAACGAGGCTTAGAATCTTACGGAGATGTATTTTTGGGCGAGTATGTCGACGGTGATTTGATTCTGACTGCTTATAATTAA
- a CDS encoding transglycosylase domain-containing protein: MKKKTTISTAGHGSSDKKSPSKRMNLYANLAQKHKTKKDKDARERAEYLATLPKHPVKRFFYRLHPKRLAKYWFSKRGGLMALKILGVSILLMLLLIGGMFAYFRKDLDKIRPGELAKRVQTTVTKYYDRNDNLLWEDKGTGNYQLVVESDQISDYLKKATVAIEDRNFYNHHGISISGMLRAMLSTASRRQVQGGSTLTQQLVKQVFFADEAGDRSISGIPRKIKEIILAIEVERMYSKDQILSLYLNESPYGGRRNGAESAAQTYFGKHAKDLTLAEAALIAGIPQNPTYYNPYNTAGNKALIARQHTVLDYMAEQGVITKDEAEKAKKIDILSTLKPQTEHLENIKAPHFLLMVRNQLSKELGESVVGRGGLTIKTTLDWRIQEKLENEMKSFFATGRPDSVRISNGAATVEDVQTGQIVALVGSRDFNYTGFGQDNAAVSYIQPGSTIKSLVFAQLFDKHDSKQAYGSGTVLADENIDKLYGATLRNWDNKFMGAINIRRALALSRNVPAIKAAYIVGDGSAKPVVEGIRRMGDPNYCRQEENAGGYGLGAAIGACGTKQTELVNAYSTLARMGVQKDISSVIEVKNSQGETLKKWKDEGKQVVDSQSAYIVNDILSDRTPGLHGWMGVNGVRTSAKTGTSDKGSQPKDLWIVNYSPALVMGMWLGNSDTSVIGTSASNYGMPVIRSVMEFAHTQVYAKEGKWKSGQWYERPSGIQTVNGELYPSWWNKRQSQSTEKITFDKVSKKKATNCTPDGAKEEIEVTKIIDPLTKKESITVPSGYDANAEDDVHKCDDTKPQIGAISYTNSGKKYTISVDITAGTWGLSAIEITVDGKSIKSSEITSSGKQTATVELDTTGAHTVSVTVRDSAYYTATSTGSIQVN, translated from the coding sequence GTGAAGAAAAAGACTACGATAAGCACCGCCGGACACGGCTCAAGCGATAAGAAATCTCCGTCGAAACGGATGAACTTATATGCCAATTTGGCGCAGAAACATAAGACTAAAAAAGATAAGGACGCGCGCGAACGAGCGGAATATTTGGCAACTTTGCCGAAACATCCCGTAAAGCGATTCTTTTATCGATTGCATCCGAAGCGATTGGCGAAATATTGGTTCTCCAAGCGCGGCGGACTGATGGCTCTGAAAATTCTTGGCGTCAGTATCTTGTTGATGTTGCTACTTATCGGCGGAATGTTCGCTTACTTCCGTAAAGACCTCGATAAAATTCGCCCTGGCGAGCTTGCTAAGCGCGTTCAAACGACCGTCACTAAATATTACGACCGCAATGACAATTTGCTTTGGGAAGATAAAGGCACGGGCAATTATCAATTGGTTGTCGAGTCCGACCAGATTAGCGACTATTTGAAAAAAGCCACTGTCGCAATTGAGGACCGAAACTTCTATAATCACCACGGCATCAGTATTAGCGGTATGTTGCGCGCAATGCTCTCGACTGCTTCACGACGCCAAGTCCAGGGTGGATCGACTCTGACGCAGCAGCTAGTCAAGCAAGTCTTCTTCGCAGATGAGGCTGGCGACCGATCAATTAGCGGTATTCCTCGAAAGATCAAGGAAATCATTCTCGCAATCGAAGTTGAGCGCATGTATAGTAAAGACCAAATCCTGTCATTATATCTGAATGAGTCTCCATACGGCGGTCGTCGTAACGGCGCAGAGTCTGCAGCTCAGACATACTTTGGTAAGCACGCTAAAGATCTGACGCTGGCGGAAGCGGCGCTAATTGCTGGTATTCCACAGAATCCAACTTACTATAATCCATACAACACCGCTGGAAATAAGGCTTTGATTGCCCGACAACATACAGTTCTGGACTATATGGCTGAGCAAGGCGTCATTACCAAAGATGAGGCTGAAAAAGCTAAAAAGATTGATATTTTAAGCACGCTTAAGCCACAGACCGAGCATTTGGAGAATATTAAGGCTCCTCACTTCCTGTTGATGGTTCGCAATCAGTTGAGCAAAGAACTCGGCGAATCAGTCGTTGGACGCGGTGGATTGACGATTAAAACCACCCTCGACTGGCGAATTCAGGAGAAACTTGAAAATGAGATGAAATCATTCTTTGCAACGGGTCGACCAGATTCTGTGCGAATTAGTAACGGCGCCGCAACAGTCGAAGACGTTCAGACTGGACAAATCGTAGCGCTTGTTGGTAGCCGTGACTTTAACTACACCGGCTTTGGTCAGGACAACGCCGCAGTTTCCTATATCCAGCCAGGTTCCACAATTAAGTCGCTTGTCTTTGCTCAATTGTTCGACAAACACGACAGCAAGCAAGCATACGGTAGCGGCACCGTCTTAGCCGATGAAAATATCGATAAACTGTACGGCGCAACCCTAAGAAACTGGGACAATAAGTTTATGGGCGCCATCAATATCCGAAGAGCGCTGGCTCTATCTCGAAACGTCCCAGCTATTAAAGCCGCTTACATCGTTGGTGACGGATCCGCTAAGCCTGTCGTCGAGGGAATCCGCAGGATGGGCGATCCTAATTATTGCCGTCAGGAAGAAAATGCCGGTGGTTACGGACTCGGTGCAGCAATCGGCGCATGTGGAACCAAGCAGACAGAATTGGTGAATGCCTACTCAACACTGGCGCGAATGGGAGTCCAAAAAGACATTTCAAGTGTTATCGAGGTAAAGAACAGCCAAGGTGAAACTCTGAAAAAATGGAAAGATGAAGGCAAGCAAGTTGTCGACTCGCAATCAGCGTACATTGTGAACGACATCTTGTCCGACCGAACTCCTGGACTTCACGGCTGGATGGGCGTCAATGGCGTTCGAACCTCTGCAAAGACTGGTACATCCGACAAAGGCTCGCAGCCAAAAGACCTCTGGATTGTTAATTACAGCCCAGCTCTGGTTATGGGAATGTGGCTCGGAAACTCCGACACCAGTGTAATTGGTACATCAGCCTCCAACTACGGCATGCCGGTAATTAGAAGTGTTATGGAGTTCGCCCACACCCAAGTTTACGCCAAAGAAGGCAAATGGAAGTCGGGTCAATGGTACGAGCGACCAAGCGGAATCCAGACTGTCAACGGTGAACTCTACCCGTCATGGTGGAATAAGAGACAAAGTCAATCTACAGAGAAAATCACCTTCGATAAAGTCTCTAAGAAAAAGGCAACAAACTGTACTCCGGACGGCGCAAAGGAAGAAATTGAAGTGACAAAGATTATTGATCCTTTGACTAAGAAAGAATCAATTACCGTTCCTTCAGGATACGACGCGAACGCAGAAGATGACGTTCACAAGTGTGACGACACTAAGCCGCAAATTGGAGCAATATCATACACCAACAGCGGTAAGAAATATACGATAAGTGTTGATATTACAGCAGGAACTTGGGGCTTATCAGCAATCGAAATTACCGTGGACGGAAAGAGTATTAAGAGTTCAGAAATTACTTCAAGCGGCAAGCAGACCGCCACGGTAGAACTTGATACGACAGGAGCACATACAGTTTCTGTAACCGTAAGAGACTCTGCATATTACACCGCCACTTCAACTGGCAGTATTCAAGTTAACTAA